The following proteins are co-located in the Acidimicrobiia bacterium genome:
- a CDS encoding acyl-CoA dehydrogenase family protein, whose amino-acid sequence MDFTLSADQEELRTVARSYLEDRCPSEVVRRLEDDERGYLPEMWSEMAEMGWVGLALPGGGGTLLDLAVIFEELGRAVSPTPLFSTVVLGGLTLAEAGRLPPGVADGETVIGTALADVAPDALTADVSGSTARVTGTVAFSYDVASADLLLVAAGPVLVLLDGSGPGIEASRLDTISNDRLFELRIDGADGEVVGNTADLLPGALVRATALRTVEIVGVMARALEMAAEHARTRVQFGKPLGAFQAVQHRLADMLLDLEGARWGAYRAAWALSQGSGAEREVSVAKAWAADACQRVAFGAQQVHGGVGVDLDYDLHLYFRRAKALEVELGSAPEHRSRVAGTLGLVDQA is encoded by the coding sequence GTGGACTTCACCCTCAGCGCCGACCAGGAGGAGCTGCGCACGGTCGCGCGGTCCTATCTCGAGGACCGGTGCCCGTCCGAGGTCGTGCGCCGACTGGAGGACGACGAGCGCGGATATCTGCCCGAGATGTGGTCGGAGATGGCCGAGATGGGCTGGGTGGGTCTCGCCCTGCCCGGAGGGGGAGGCACCCTGCTCGATCTGGCCGTGATCTTCGAGGAGCTCGGGAGGGCGGTGAGCCCCACACCCCTGTTCTCCACGGTGGTGCTCGGCGGGCTGACCCTCGCCGAGGCGGGCCGTCTCCCGCCCGGTGTCGCCGACGGCGAAACAGTGATCGGTACCGCACTGGCCGACGTGGCTCCCGACGCTCTCACTGCCGACGTGAGCGGATCGACGGCCCGCGTGACCGGAACCGTGGCCTTCTCCTATGACGTGGCATCCGCCGATCTGCTGCTGGTCGCGGCAGGTCCCGTGCTCGTTCTGCTCGACGGCAGCGGGCCCGGCATCGAGGCGTCGCGACTCGACACGATCTCGAACGACCGTCTCTTCGAGCTGCGCATCGACGGCGCCGACGGCGAGGTCGTGGGGAACACCGCCGATCTCCTGCCCGGTGCACTGGTGCGGGCCACGGCGCTACGAACCGTCGAGATCGTCGGCGTGATGGCCCGCGCCCTCGAGATGGCAGCGGAACACGCCAGGACCCGCGTGCAGTTCGGCAAGCCGCTGGGCGCGTTCCAGGCGGTCCAGCACCGGCTCGCCGACATGCTCCTCGACCTCGAGGGCGCCCGCTGGGGTGCATACCGTGCCGCGTGGGCACTGTCGCAGGGCTCCGGCGCCGAGCGCGAGGTGTCGGTTGCCAAGGCGTGGGCCGCCGATGCCTGTCAGCGGGTCGCCTTCGGCGCCCAACAGGTGCACGGTGGCGTGGGGGTCGATCTCGACTACGACCTCCACCTCTACTTCCGGCGCGCCAAGGCGCTCGAGGTCGAGTTGGGTTCGGCGCCCGAGCACCGCAGCCGGGTTGCCGGGACCCTCGGGCTGGTGGACCAGGCCTGA
- a CDS encoding sulfurtransferase, producing the protein METLVTTDWLSHHLDDPDLVVLDCSVDQQPDEGGGFRYVSARPAHDDGHIPSAGFADLTGDLSDHDSPLDLALPTPEQFCAALGALGVGPDSRVVLYDGASSVWAARVWWMLRWVGVDRAAILDGGLGVWTAEGRPLSTDPAQPPARELTADPRPRLIADRDEVFAAVGDDAVHLLDAMPAEHYRGEMALYDRPGHVPGASNLSAFELVDGSGRYRPLPELGAVVERDRDVRTITYCGVGVVASSVAFVLARLGFADVAVYAASLQEWAADPANPLTVDPGC; encoded by the coding sequence ATGGAGACGCTCGTGACCACCGACTGGTTGAGTCACCACCTCGACGATCCGGATCTGGTCGTTCTCGACTGTTCCGTCGACCAGCAGCCCGACGAGGGTGGCGGCTTCCGCTACGTGAGCGCCCGGCCCGCCCACGACGACGGCCACATCCCATCCGCCGGATTCGCCGATCTCACCGGCGATCTCTCCGATCACGACAGTCCGCTCGACCTCGCGCTGCCGACTCCCGAACAGTTCTGCGCCGCCCTGGGTGCGCTCGGTGTCGGTCCTGACTCGCGGGTCGTGCTCTACGACGGAGCCTCGTCGGTGTGGGCCGCTCGCGTCTGGTGGATGCTGCGCTGGGTCGGTGTCGACCGCGCGGCGATCCTCGACGGCGGCCTGGGGGTCTGGACCGCCGAGGGCCGACCACTCTCGACCGACCCGGCGCAACCACCGGCGCGAGAGCTCACCGCCGATCCCCGTCCCCGACTGATCGCCGACCGCGACGAGGTCTTCGCCGCCGTCGGCGACGACGCCGTCCACCTCCTGGACGCGATGCCGGCGGAGCACTACCGGGGCGAGATGGCCCTCTACGACCGCCCCGGCCACGTCCCCGGGGCGTCCAACCTCTCGGCGTTCGAGCTCGTCGACGGGTCCGGTCGGTACCGTCCGCTCCCCGAACTGGGGGCCGTGGTCGAGCGGGACCGCGACGTGCGCACCATCACGTACTGCGGCGTGGGGGTCGTGGCGTCGTCGGTCGCCTTCGTCCTGGCCCGGCTCGGTTTCGCCGATGTCGCCGTCTACGCCGCGTCCCTCCAGGAATGGGCCGCCGACCCCGCAAACCCCCTGACCGTGGATCCGGGATGCTGA
- a CDS encoding SDR family NAD(P)-dependent oxidoreductase: MLLEGKTAIVTGAGRGLGRAHAMALAAQGARVVVNDPGTDIRGEGTANVADGVVDEITDLGGEAVANVDSCADFDAAEGLIRQAVDTYGGLDVLVNNAGNLRDRTIFNMTEDEWDAVITVHLKGHFAPTRHACAYWRSETKAGRARTGRIISTTSQSGLFGNPGQANYAAAKAGIAAMTRVVAMEMARFGVTANAVAPSARTRMSEDLIGPAPEGVDPFAPENVSPLVVWLASDDAQWVSGQVFHMMGERCDRVEGWRITATRTRTGRHWQAEEMADAVRGLYDVFPGGLGGALGAEEAVAATGIGQTRLAQTEADATS, from the coding sequence ATGCTGCTGGAGGGCAAGACGGCAATCGTGACGGGCGCCGGACGCGGCCTGGGGCGCGCGCACGCCATGGCGCTCGCCGCGCAGGGCGCCCGTGTGGTCGTGAACGATCCGGGTACCGACATCCGCGGTGAGGGTACGGCGAACGTGGCCGACGGAGTCGTCGACGAGATCACGGACCTCGGAGGTGAAGCGGTCGCCAACGTGGACTCGTGCGCCGACTTCGACGCCGCCGAGGGTCTCATCCGCCAGGCCGTCGACACGTACGGCGGCCTCGACGTGCTCGTCAACAACGCCGGCAACCTGCGTGACCGCACGATCTTCAACATGACCGAGGACGAGTGGGACGCCGTCATCACCGTGCACCTGAAGGGTCACTTCGCGCCGACCCGCCACGCCTGTGCGTACTGGCGCTCCGAGACGAAGGCCGGCCGGGCACGCACCGGCCGGATCATCTCGACCACGTCGCAGTCGGGGCTCTTCGGCAACCCCGGACAGGCGAACTACGCGGCTGCCAAGGCGGGCATCGCCGCGATGACCAGGGTCGTGGCCATGGAGATGGCCCGGTTCGGGGTGACGGCCAACGCGGTGGCGCCCTCGGCGCGTACCCGGATGAGTGAGGACCTCATCGGACCGGCACCGGAGGGAGTCGACCCGTTCGCCCCCGAGAACGTGAGCCCTCTCGTCGTCTGGCTCGCCTCCGACGACGCCCAGTGGGTGAGCGGGCAGGTCTTCCACATGATGGGCGAGCGCTGCGACCGCGTCGAGGGCTGGCGGATCACCGCCACCCGCACGCGAACCGGCCGGCACTGGCAGGCCGAGGAGATGGCCGACGCCGTGCGGGGGCTCTACGACGTCTTCCCGGGCGGGCTCGGCGGAGCGCTCGGCGCCGAGGAGGCCGTGGCCGCCACCGGCATCGGCCAGACGCGCCTTGCACAGACCGAGGCGGACGCCACGTCCTAG
- a CDS encoding MaoC family dehydratase N-terminal domain-containing protein — MGTLFEERLRHHIGNESPRTEAVDAVCAQMIRHWVEVMRDESPAYTDPEWAARSRHGGIVAPAAMMQVWSMAPLWPARDVDLPIAPVDEILEEEGYTKIVATGQSQRIEALARDGDTVSFTVRLTDVSETDHKTRLGMAYFVTFEYRFTNQDDDLLGTQSFTYMRFKPEADTAEAPAA, encoded by the coding sequence ATGGGAACGCTGTTCGAGGAGCGGCTGCGCCACCACATCGGCAACGAGTCGCCGCGCACCGAGGCGGTCGACGCCGTCTGCGCGCAGATGATCCGGCACTGGGTCGAGGTCATGCGCGACGAGAGCCCGGCCTACACGGACCCCGAGTGGGCCGCCCGGTCCCGTCACGGTGGCATCGTGGCACCCGCAGCGATGATGCAGGTGTGGAGCATGGCCCCCCTCTGGCCGGCCCGCGACGTCGACCTGCCGATCGCCCCGGTCGACGAGATCCTCGAGGAGGAGGGCTACACGAAGATCGTGGCGACCGGGCAGTCCCAGAGGATCGAGGCACTCGCCCGGGACGGCGACACCGTCTCGTTCACCGTGCGCCTCACCGACGTCAGCGAGACGGATCACAAGACCCGACTCGGGATGGCGTACTTCGTGACCTTCGAGTACCGCTTCACCAACCAGGACGACGACCTGCTCGGCACCCAGAGCTTCACGTACATGCGCTTCAAGCCCGAAGCCGACACGGCTGAAGCACCCGCGGCCTGA
- a CDS encoding amidohydrolase family protein: MMSRVPDVPDVLVDDVEIGGRAGLSVRVRGGVVAEVGPSDAVGGAAGPTTAPGVARVAGRGAALLPGLHDHHVHLFALGARAESLWCGPPAVTRPDHLVDRLREAARENARERQGGWLRAVGWDDTLAGWPDRRNLDAAVADCPVRLQHRSGALWVLNSAALAHLHLDAGDELPAGVEIGDDGSPTGRITGLDAWLRERIGGEPPSLRAVSADLAAAGVTGVTDATAHNGPTELAALGSARHSGELAQRLTAMTGSADATAPDGVRLGPVKLVLFEAALPPIAEFAARIATAHANGRAVAVHAASRVAVVFAVTALAEAGAGPDDRIEHASVVPPEMLRAIERLGVTVVTQPHFISEHGDRYRATVEVADQPWLYRARTLLDAGIPLAAGSDAPVGELDPWAAMAAAVERRTAEGHVMGPDERLSPEQALGLFTGHPARPGGPPREIRPGEPADLCLLDRPWATARRDLADVRVEATIIGGRVVYDGT, translated from the coding sequence ATGATGTCCCGCGTGCCCGACGTACCCGACGTTCTGGTGGACGATGTCGAGATCGGGGGCCGCGCCGGGCTGTCGGTGCGGGTCCGGGGCGGCGTCGTGGCCGAGGTGGGGCCCTCCGACGCCGTCGGCGGGGCCGCCGGTCCTACCACGGCGCCCGGCGTCGCACGGGTCGCCGGACGCGGGGCGGCGTTGCTTCCCGGCCTGCACGACCATCACGTCCACCTCTTCGCCCTGGGAGCCCGAGCGGAGTCCCTCTGGTGCGGGCCACCGGCGGTCACACGACCGGACCACCTGGTCGACCGACTGCGTGAGGCGGCGCGGGAGAACGCGCGTGAACGACAGGGGGGCTGGCTTCGCGCCGTCGGCTGGGACGACACGCTGGCGGGGTGGCCCGACCGTCGCAACCTCGACGCCGCGGTCGCCGATTGCCCTGTCCGGCTCCAGCACCGCAGCGGTGCGCTGTGGGTGCTCAACAGCGCTGCACTCGCCCACCTCCACCTCGACGCCGGTGACGAGCTCCCGGCGGGCGTCGAGATCGGTGACGACGGCTCCCCGACGGGCCGGATCACGGGCCTCGACGCGTGGCTGCGCGAGCGCATCGGCGGGGAGCCACCGTCGTTGCGGGCGGTGAGCGCCGATCTGGCCGCCGCCGGGGTCACGGGCGTCACCGACGCGACGGCCCACAACGGCCCGACCGAGCTCGCAGCGCTGGGCTCGGCGCGACACTCGGGTGAGCTGGCCCAGCGGCTGACCGCCATGACCGGCAGCGCTGACGCCACCGCTCCCGACGGGGTTCGCCTCGGCCCCGTCAAGCTGGTTCTCTTCGAGGCGGCCCTGCCGCCGATCGCGGAGTTCGCGGCGCGCATCGCGACCGCTCACGCGAACGGGCGTGCCGTCGCCGTGCACGCGGCGAGTCGGGTCGCGGTCGTGTTCGCCGTCACGGCCCTCGCCGAGGCCGGCGCCGGTCCCGACGACCGGATCGAGCATGCGAGCGTCGTGCCGCCCGAGATGCTGCGTGCGATCGAGCGCCTCGGCGTGACCGTCGTCACCCAGCCGCACTTCATCAGCGAGCACGGCGACCGGTACCGGGCCACGGTCGAGGTCGCCGACCAACCCTGGCTCTACCGAGCCCGGACACTTCTCGACGCGGGTATCCCGTTGGCGGCGGGGTCGGACGCCCCGGTGGGGGAGCTCGATCCCTGGGCGGCCATGGCCGCCGCCGTCGAGCGGCGGACCGCCGAGGGCCACGTCATGGGGCCCGACGAACGGCTCTCACCCGAGCAGGCCCTGGGTCTGTTCACCGGCCACCCGGCCCGGCCGGGTGGCCCCCCGCGTGAGATCAGGCCCGGAGAGCCCGCCGACCTGTGCCTCCTCGACCGTCCGTGGGCGACCGCTCGTCGCGATCTCGCCGACGTGCGCGTCGAGGCGACGATCATCGGTGGACGTGTCGTCTACGACGGAACCTGA
- a CDS encoding MaoC/PaaZ C-terminal domain-containing protein produces the protein MSTDWMTPHLTYDSRAWDAVEEGEELPTVVREVDATLVVVGAVAASRDFYPVHHDKAFAEQSGSPDVFVNILTTNGLMAAYITNWCGPDWDLVAIDLRLKIPVFPGQTLTTTGAVTRKYEQDGHHALDIGFSADADYGTHCTGTATIRRAERA, from the coding sequence ATGTCGACCGACTGGATGACGCCCCACCTGACGTACGACTCGAGGGCGTGGGACGCCGTCGAGGAGGGCGAGGAGCTGCCGACCGTCGTGAGGGAGGTCGATGCCACCCTCGTCGTCGTCGGAGCCGTCGCTGCTTCTCGCGACTTCTACCCGGTTCACCACGACAAGGCGTTCGCCGAGCAGTCGGGGAGCCCCGACGTCTTCGTGAACATCCTGACCACCAACGGGCTGATGGCCGCCTACATCACGAACTGGTGCGGTCCCGACTGGGACCTCGTCGCCATCGATCTCCGTCTCAAGATCCCGGTCTTTCCCGGCCAGACACTGACGACCACCGGCGCGGTCACCCGCAAGTACGAACAGGACGGCCACCACGCGCTCGACATCGGGTTCAGCGCCGACGCCGACTACGGAACGCACTGCACGGGCACCGCCACCATCCGGCGCGCCGAGCGCGCCTGA
- a CDS encoding TetR family transcriptional regulator, with the protein MAERAEARGGRAAILEAATELFARRGFGGVAVQEIADQAGVHKTTVLYQFGTKEALHEAVLDHALEPVISMMNDFLDGEFNRERLSWYLDQLQRHVAADPSVARLMLRELLEGGEYGDAYLDRFVGPVFEPAKRRLQEARVASDGRVAEVDPALFVHDLHVQIMSYFCHGALLERLLTTDPYSVDALIARRNYLVDQILAQQRPHPTDDDALREASQVPAAEGAAH; encoded by the coding sequence ATGGCGGAGCGAGCAGAAGCGCGAGGTGGACGCGCGGCGATTCTCGAGGCTGCCACCGAGCTCTTCGCCCGGCGTGGCTTCGGGGGGGTCGCCGTCCAGGAGATCGCCGATCAGGCCGGCGTCCACAAGACGACGGTGCTGTACCAGTTCGGCACCAAGGAGGCGCTGCACGAGGCGGTCCTCGACCATGCGCTCGAGCCCGTGATCTCGATGATGAACGACTTCCTCGACGGTGAGTTCAACCGTGAGCGGCTCAGCTGGTACCTCGACCAGCTCCAGCGCCACGTGGCCGCCGACCCGTCCGTCGCCCGCCTGATGCTGCGCGAACTGCTCGAGGGTGGCGAGTACGGCGACGCCTACCTCGACCGTTTCGTCGGGCCGGTCTTCGAACCCGCCAAACGTCGCCTCCAGGAAGCCCGGGTCGCCTCCGACGGCCGGGTCGCCGAGGTCGACCCGGCACTGTTCGTGCACGACCTCCACGTGCAGATCATGTCGTACTTCTGCCACGGCGCACTGCTGGAGCGCCTCCTGACCACCGATCCCTACTCGGTCGACGCCCTGATCGCACGGCGCAACTACCTCGTCGACCAGATCCTCGCCCAGCAGCGACCTCATCCCACCGACGACGACGCGCTCCGCGAGGCGTCTCAGGTACCCGCCGCCGAGGGCGCGGCGCACTGA
- a CDS encoding acyl-CoA dehydrogenase family protein, with protein MDFELTGPQKDLVTRVREYLATHITPELRAEIAETPEGGGPHWKAYIRRLGADGMLGVGWPIEYGGLGHGPVEQYLFFEEICRTGIPIPVVAVQTVAPAIMRVGTDAQKARYLPGILQGEIDVAIGYTEPDAGSDLASLRTSAIRDGDEWVIDGQKVFTSGAHMADYIWLAARTDPDVPKHKGISIFIVDAHSPGISIQPTEIMGGLRTNTTFYDSVRVPADALVGELNEGWSYITTQLNYERLALATASPVERALEETVAWANENRRNGRRVAEEPWVRDALAAIAVDVDILSLLNLRTASMLAEGTVPYHDASLNKIFATELHQRAFGTCLRIMGRTGGLVGGIGVPDGGQLARWFMTDVLLTFGGGANEVHRNIVAMIGLGMPRS; from the coding sequence GTGGACTTCGAGCTCACGGGACCGCAGAAGGATCTCGTGACGCGCGTGCGTGAGTACCTGGCGACGCACATCACCCCCGAGCTGCGCGCCGAGATCGCCGAGACACCCGAGGGTGGCGGACCACACTGGAAGGCCTACATCCGCCGACTCGGGGCCGACGGAATGCTCGGTGTGGGCTGGCCGATCGAGTACGGAGGCCTCGGCCACGGTCCCGTCGAGCAGTACCTCTTCTTCGAGGAGATCTGCCGGACGGGCATCCCGATCCCGGTGGTGGCCGTGCAGACCGTGGCGCCGGCGATCATGCGGGTGGGTACCGACGCGCAGAAGGCCCGCTACCTGCCGGGCATCCTGCAGGGTGAGATCGACGTGGCGATCGGCTACACCGAACCCGACGCCGGATCCGACCTCGCGTCACTGCGCACGAGCGCCATTCGCGACGGCGACGAGTGGGTCATCGACGGCCAGAAGGTGTTCACGTCGGGGGCGCACATGGCCGACTACATCTGGTTGGCGGCGCGCACCGACCCCGACGTCCCCAAGCACAAGGGGATCTCGATCTTCATCGTCGACGCCCACTCACCGGGCATCTCGATCCAGCCGACCGAGATCATGGGAGGCCTGCGGACCAACACGACGTTCTACGACAGCGTCCGGGTACCGGCCGACGCCCTCGTCGGCGAGCTCAACGAGGGGTGGTCCTACATCACGACCCAGCTCAACTACGAGCGCCTGGCGCTGGCCACGGCCTCACCGGTCGAGCGGGCTCTCGAGGAGACCGTCGCGTGGGCCAACGAGAACCGGCGCAACGGGCGCCGCGTCGCCGAGGAACCGTGGGTACGCGACGCCCTGGCCGCCATCGCGGTCGATGTCGACATCCTGTCACTGCTGAACCTCCGCACCGCCTCGATGCTCGCCGAGGGGACGGTGCCCTACCACGACGCGTCCCTGAACAAGATCTTCGCCACCGAGCTCCACCAGCGGGCCTTCGGGACGTGCCTGCGGATCATGGGCCGCACGGGAGGGCTCGTGGGGGGGATCGGCGTGCCCGACGGGGGCCAGCTGGCACGGTGGTTCATGACCGACGTGCTGCTCACCTTCGGTGGCGGCGCCAACGAGGTCCACCGAAACATCGTGGCCATGATCGGCCTCGGGATGCCCCGGTCATGA
- a CDS encoding enoyl-CoA hydratase/isomerase family protein, producing the protein MSTAVHPYAEIVDALRSPYASDDLVPDASVPLLVTDVTGRTVDREAAHALKALPAVTVAVGDDASGASGAGMAAFDVLVAENPAGGAAAGAGAGAGADSGAVHWLAPDGGVASVVATIDERVRSHPQASVAAVRLLRLSEGLDTVDGLVAESLTYSTLQAGPEFAHWLDHRPTRGEVDVDPVPLLVERSEKELRLVFNRPEIHNAFGFEVRDALVEALQLAAADPGIESVRLTGRGPSFCSGGDLREFGTLPDPASAHLIRTTRSAGYWIDRVAERVHVELHGACIGAGIELSAFAGHVTAAEDVVVELPEVGMGLVPGAGGTVSLPRRIGRHRSAYLTLTGERLPAHTALAWGLVDELS; encoded by the coding sequence ATGTCCACCGCGGTGCACCCCTATGCGGAGATCGTCGACGCATTGCGCTCACCCTACGCGAGCGACGACCTCGTGCCCGACGCCTCCGTACCGCTCCTGGTCACCGACGTCACCGGTCGAACCGTGGACCGGGAGGCCGCCCACGCGCTGAAGGCTCTCCCGGCGGTCACCGTCGCCGTCGGCGACGACGCGTCCGGAGCGAGTGGTGCGGGCATGGCGGCCTTCGACGTGCTGGTGGCGGAGAATCCGGCGGGCGGTGCCGCTGCCGGTGCCGGTGCCGGTGCCGGTGCTGATAGCGGCGCCGTCCACTGGCTGGCACCCGACGGCGGCGTCGCGAGCGTGGTGGCGACGATCGACGAACGTGTGCGCTCCCACCCGCAGGCGTCGGTGGCCGCCGTGCGGCTTCTCCGCTTGTCGGAGGGCCTCGACACCGTCGACGGGCTGGTCGCCGAGTCGCTGACCTACTCCACCCTCCAGGCCGGGCCCGAGTTCGCGCACTGGCTCGATCACCGGCCGACGCGCGGCGAGGTCGATGTCGATCCTGTGCCCCTGTTGGTCGAGCGCTCCGAGAAGGAGCTGCGACTCGTGTTCAACCGACCCGAGATCCACAACGCCTTCGGCTTCGAGGTCCGCGATGCCCTGGTCGAGGCCCTCCAGTTGGCGGCCGCCGACCCCGGCATCGAGTCGGTGAGGCTCACGGGCCGCGGACCGTCGTTCTGCAGCGGCGGCGATCTCCGCGAGTTCGGCACCCTTCCGGATCCCGCGAGTGCGCACCTGATCCGCACGACCCGCAGCGCCGGCTACTGGATCGACCGTGTGGCCGAGCGCGTCCACGTCGAACTGCACGGAGCCTGCATCGGTGCCGGCATCGAGCTCTCCGCCTTCGCCGGACACGTCACCGCAGCAGAAGACGTCGTCGTCGAGCTGCCCGAGGTGGGCATGGGCCTCGTTCCGGGGGCCGGCGGGACGGTCAGCCTCCCCCGCCGGATCGGGCGGCACCGAAGCGCCTACCTGACGCTCACCGGTGAACGGCTGCCCGCCCACACCGCTCTCGCCTGGGGTCTCGTCGACGAACTGTCGTGA
- a CDS encoding CoA transferase: MGEPVGEASDHPVDDDAAHPSGRPLEGTAVLVGPRPATRYGARLLELLGARIEPDDSIDGLACGDAPPVGAGVAARHETADWAESGAMALTGEPDGPPLVAPGAPATAARGAALAIQALTSALTSTRSSARSSTMPAASTVAVDGGRLLGEHAAILGLRRRGDVSPGGTCRLIPARDGVLAVNLARPDDADSVGAWLEVDVGDDPWAAVVATCPDRPGTELSERAQLLGIPVALVPRPDDVADDEQSRVRHERSPVEPWRITHRFTGAKPREPGLVVDLSSMWAGPLCSHLLGLAGLRVVKVESHTRPDGARRGPAPFYDLLHSGHRSVAFDLADRADLERLGSLLGSADVVVESSRPRALDQLGLGPDAVLSRSPATVWVSITGYGRGGPWRNRVAFGDDAAASAGLIARGKNGRPVFCGDAIADPLTGLHGALAALAMYDGGHGGLVDVPLHDVVASTLRDSPNRPGESPAANRSGGVWTVDANGEPTTVHEPLARRATGPAAASGADTDEVLSELVC; encoded by the coding sequence GTGGGTGAGCCGGTGGGCGAGGCATCGGACCACCCGGTGGACGACGACGCGGCCCACCCGTCCGGACGCCCCCTGGAGGGGACCGCCGTGCTCGTCGGCCCCCGGCCCGCGACCCGCTACGGGGCGCGGCTGCTCGAGCTCCTGGGCGCCCGCATCGAGCCCGACGACTCGATCGACGGGCTCGCATGCGGGGATGCACCGCCCGTGGGCGCCGGCGTCGCCGCCCGTCACGAGACCGCCGACTGGGCCGAGAGCGGCGCCATGGCCCTCACCGGTGAGCCCGACGGGCCACCGCTGGTCGCCCCCGGAGCCCCGGCGACGGCCGCCCGCGGCGCGGCACTGGCGATTCAGGCCCTGACGTCGGCCCTGACGTCGACCCGGTCCTCGGCCCGGTCCTCAACGATGCCCGCGGCGTCGACCGTGGCCGTCGACGGCGGCCGACTGCTGGGTGAGCACGCCGCGATCCTGGGTCTTCGGCGTAGAGGTGACGTCTCGCCGGGCGGTACCTGCCGCCTGATCCCCGCTCGCGACGGTGTGTTGGCGGTGAACCTGGCCCGCCCCGACGATGCCGATTCGGTCGGTGCCTGGCTCGAGGTGGACGTCGGGGACGACCCGTGGGCAGCCGTCGTGGCGACGTGTCCGGATCGCCCCGGCACCGAGTTGAGCGAACGCGCGCAACTCCTCGGCATTCCCGTCGCGCTCGTCCCCCGGCCGGACGACGTCGCGGACGACGAGCAGAGCCGGGTCCGCCACGAGCGGTCTCCCGTCGAACCGTGGCGGATCACACACCGATTCACCGGCGCGAAGCCACGGGAGCCGGGCCTGGTCGTGGATCTCTCCTCGATGTGGGCGGGCCCTCTCTGTTCCCACCTGCTCGGTCTGGCGGGCCTCCGCGTCGTCAAGGTCGAGTCACACACGCGCCCCGACGGGGCACGGCGGGGACCGGCCCCTTTCTACGATCTCCTCCACAGCGGCCACCGGAGTGTCGCGTTCGACCTCGCCGACAGGGCCGACCTGGAGCGGCTGGGATCACTTCTCGGGTCAGCCGACGTGGTCGTCGAGTCGTCGAGACCCCGGGCGCTCGACCAGCTCGGTCTCGGGCCCGACGCGGTCCTGTCCCGCTCGCCGGCAACGGTGTGGGTGTCGATCACCGGCTACGGGCGCGGCGGCCCGTGGAGGAACCGGGTGGCCTTCGGCGACGACGCGGCCGCCTCCGCCGGCCTGATCGCCCGTGGGAAGAACGGCCGTCCCGTGTTCTGCGGTGACGCCATCGCCGACCCGCTCACAGGCCTCCATGGCGCGCTCGCCGCTCTGGCGATGTACGACGGGGGTCACGGCGGACTCGTCGACGTTCCCCTGCACGACGTGGTGGCGTCCACGCTTCGCGACTCCCCGAACAGGCCCGGCGAGTCGCCTGCGGCGAACCGTTCGGGTGGTGTCTGGACCGTCGACGCGAACGGTGAACCGACGACGGTTCACGAACCGCTCGCCCGGCGTGCCACCGGACCGGCAGCGGCTTCGGGCGCCGACACCGACGAGGTGCTGAGCGAACTGGTGTGCTGA